A window of Synergistaceae bacterium genomic DNA:
GGCGTTCAGTCTGTCCGCACTCACGAAGGAGATTTCCAAACATCAGCATGCCTATAAGAGGAACAGAAGCGGGCAGTACGAGTCCGCAAGCAATTGTAGAAATGATAGGGAAAAGAACTCGCTCTGTTTTTGAAACTGGGCGCAATTGCTCCATTTTTATCCCACGATCTTTTTTCGTAGTTAACATTTTAATGATTGGGGGCTGAATAAGGGGAACGAGAGACATATAGCTGTATGCTGCAACTGCAACGGCTGGCAATATCTCTTTGGCCACTTTAGAGCAGAGATAAATAGCAGTAGGACCGTCGGCACCTCCGATTATCCCGATGCCTGCAGCTTGCTTTATTGTAAAGCCCATGAACATTGCACCGATAACGGCAAAGAAAACTCCAAGCTGTGCTGCAGCACCAAGCAAAAACGTTATGGGGTTGGCAATCAAAGGCCCAAAGTCTGTTAGAGCTCCTATTCCCATAAAAATAATAATGGGATAAAGCTCGTGATCTATTCCTATCTTTACAAAATATAGAAATCCGCCTTCGTCGATTATTCCAGATAGGGGAAGGTTGACCAACAGACATCCAAAAGCAATGGGGACAAGCAGAAGGGGCTCAAATTCCTTCACTATTGCCAAATAAAGCAGGATAAAAGAGACCAACAACATGGTCATCATCGGCCAGTTTAGAGCCAAAAATCCCGATTGTTCTATAACTCCTTTTAGAGCCAATAAATAAAAGTCCATTTATTTCACCTATATGCGAATTAAACTAAAACCAGGAGAGTATCTCCTGTGTTTACAGTCTCGCCCTCTTTGCAGTTAATACGTTTTACTACGCCTGTTGAGGAAGCAAATATTTCATTTTCCATCTTCATTGCTTCCAATAGAAGCAGAACTTGTCCCTTTTCCACTATTTCTCCCTGATCAACCAAAATCTTTAAAACCTTACCCGGCATAGGAGCTGTAATCGCAGTTGACTCGTCATCATTTGCAGGAGTTTCTATAGCAGCTTCTGGTGCTGCTGTCGGAATAGGAGCAGGTGCGGCCTCTACTTGAGGTGCGGTTGCCTGTACCACTTCTTCGGCTGGTTTTACAATATTTGTTGCCAAGGGCGTGGAAACTCCAACTTCTTCTACATTTACACTATATTCTGTTCCGTTAACCGTTACTTTAAAATTACGAGCCATATGAGAAAACCTCCTATTTCTATTCTAGTAATTTGAAATGTTCAATATTAATTTAAAAAATCTTCGATATTATTTGCTTTGTGCATCATTCTCCAACCAGAGGCTTTTGGAGCTGATATTGGTGCAAAGCTAAGTATTTTAACCGTTTTGCCACACATTGCCGTAATGGCTGCTGTTATAACAGCGATGAGTTCTTTATCGTCAGCCTCTGTTCTAACTGCCAACGCTATAGAACTATTTTTTTTTTCTGACTCAGAAGGGTCTGTGACTCCATTGCCACTCATTTTGTCTATCCCGTTGCTGATATGTTGCATAGCCATCAGCAAAAGAACGAGCCCGGTAATGACGATAAAAACGATACTAAAGGATATAACGGACATTACAAGTCCACCTTTAACTCCTACAAAATAAGATGCTGTGCTATTCACCATTGTCACCCCTCCTTTAATTAGGCATTACTCCATGTTTGCGTTTTGGTCTTATTTCACTTTTTGACTCTGTCATTATAAGAGCTTGGTAGATAACAGGGCGAGTCTCTTCAGGAAGAATTACCTTGTCAACATATCCGTTTGATGCGGCTTTATAGGGGTTTGCGAAAGCCTCTCTATACTCTTCTATCTTTTCAATGCGAGTCTCTGCAGGGTCTTTAGAAGCCTCTATCTCTTTTCTGAAGATTACGTTTGCTGCACCTTCTGCACCCATCACTGCTATTTGCGCTTGAGGCCATGCAAAAAGC
This region includes:
- a CDS encoding sodium ion-translocating decarboxylase subunit beta; this encodes MDFYLLALKGVIEQSGFLALNWPMMTMLLVSFILLYLAIVKEFEPLLLVPIAFGCLLVNLPLSGIIDEGGFLYFVKIGIDHELYPIIIFMGIGALTDFGPLIANPITFLLGAAAQLGVFFAVIGAMFMGFTIKQAAGIGIIGGADGPTAIYLCSKVAKEILPAVAVAAYSYMSLVPLIQPPIIKMLTTKKDRGIKMEQLRPVSKTERVLFPIISTIACGLVLPASVPLIGMLMFGNLLRECGQTERLSQAAQNEVLNATTIFLGIAVGATMNADSFLTVATLKIILLGLITFIFSTAGGVIFGQFMKVVTKGKINPVIGAAGVSAVPMSARVCQKVVSKEFPGTYILMHAMGPNVAGVIGTAVAAGAMLTLLTN
- a CDS encoding biotin/lipoyl-binding protein, translating into MARNFKVTVNGTEYSVNVEEVGVSTPLATNIVKPAEEVVQATAPQVEAAPAPIPTAAPEAAIETPANDDESTAITAPMPGKVLKILVDQGEIVEKGQVLLLLEAMKMENEIFASSTGVVKRINCKEGETVNTGDTLLVLV
- a CDS encoding OadG family protein, producing MVNSTASYFVGVKGGLVMSVISFSIVFIVITGLVLLLMAMQHISNGIDKMSGNGVTDPSESEKKNSSIALAVRTEADDKELIAVITAAITAMCGKTVKILSFAPISAPKASGWRMMHKANNIEDFLN